In Mesotoga infera, the sequence GCAACGATAACACCTGCTGCGTCTTCATTGAACTGTGCAATGTAGTCGAAGTCTTCGTAAGTTATCGTCGTCAGGCCAAGCCAGTGCATATTGGCTATCTCTAGAGTCACCAGCGTAATAGTGTAGCCATCTGGTGCTGCATACACTCCGGCGCTGTGTCCTACTGCCCCGCCGCCCCCGGTTCTGTTCACAACTGTGAAGGGCTGACCAAGAGCTTTGCTTAACTCGTCTGCAACGTATCTCGCGACGCGATCAGTTCCGCCACCTGCACCCCAGGGGCAGACTACAGATACTGGTTTTCTTGGATAGTCTACACCGAATAACACCGATGAAGCCATCAGGGCGATTACTAGAAAAACTAGAAACTTCTTCACAAAAAACACCTCCTATTGAGTAACAGGGTTTCCCCCAATAAAATCAAGAACCTGTTTCTTAGACGGCTGTCCTTCTGTAGAACCAGTTTTAGTGCAAGTCAATGCTGCAGCAGAAAGAGCAAACTGAAGAGAATCTTCTTCATTTCTGTCTTCCAAATAACAGCACAACAAAGATGCAGTGAATGTATCTCCGGCCCCAACAGTGTCAGCTACTTCAACTTTCTTTGCTTTGCCTTTCACGCTCTTCTTTCTGGTCGCTATGACGGCTCCCTTCACTCCACACCTGAGGGCTACTACTTTCGGGCCGAGTTCCAGTAGGTAGTTGGCTGCATCCTCTGGATCGCCCTTGATACCTAGCACCTCCTGCTCCTCATCGTTTAGAGAAACGATATCGGCGTATCTCGAAATAACGCTCAGATATACAGATTTCGCAAGCTCGCTGGACCAGAGTTTGCCACGATAATTCAAATCGAATGAGATGACTGCGCCATTCTCTCTCGCTCTTTTCATGAGCACAAGACTCGCTTCAAGACACTGCCTACTAATCGCCTGCGACACGCCACTAAGATGGAGAATTCTAACTCCTTCAAAATCAACGTCTCTTGCGTCATCCACGCTGTAAGTACTGGCTGCAGCGTCCTTTCTTCTGTAAATGAACTCATGTTTTTCTCCAATGAAGCTCGCGAAGTACATTCCGGTTAGTCGATCACTGTCAATGATAACATTGGTTGTGTCAACTCCATTGGATTTCCAGAGATCAAGAAACCCTTCTCCGAAGGCATCGTCTCCAACCTTTGTTATGTATCCTGATGTATGACCAAGTTTTGAAATACCGAGCGCGACATTTGAAGTGTCTCCTCCCCAGGTCATGTCGAACTCACCGGCCTTTGAAAGACTTCGTCTGTCTTTGCTGTAAAATGCTGCAAGAGGTTCACCAAAACTCAGGACTTCTGGTTTCACACAATCACCTCAGTAGCCTCTTCTCGCCTGCCCCGTGTACGTTCAGGAAGGTTTCGATTGCTTGCCAGTCGGGCAAAGGTTCAATATCGCCCTTCAAGCTGACCGTTATTGCACCGGCAACATTCGCATATCTAAGCGAATCTTCAATGCTCTTACCCTGAAGATAACTTGCGAGAAAGGCTCCATCACAGGCATCGCCGGCCCCCAACTCATCGATCACCGGGACCTTGTATGAAGGCATTGAATACCTCTTACCACTTACCAAGGCTTCCACTCCGTCGGCGCCCTTCTTGAAAACAATAATATGGGCCGATTCTGCCATTTCGATTATCTTTTCTTTTGCCACTTCTGAATCATTACCGAAGAGCATCGCCATATCGCCGGCGCCCGTAAAGAGAATGTCTGCCTTTCTAACGAATGGTTCAAGTATCCTAATTGCGTTTTCTTTCGTCTTGAGCAAATTGATCCTGATATTTGTATCGAAAGCGATTTGAGCTCCGGATTTTTTCGCCAGTTCAATGCTTTTCAGAGCGGCTTGATTACAGCTATCACTAAGCGCAGGAGTAATCCCGCTAACGAGGAAGAGGTCCAGATCAACGAAATACTCGTCCTTCAAGTTTTCCGGTCCAAAATGCGCGGCTGCCGAATCTTTGCGGTAGTAGAAGACCATGGTCTTATCTGGGACGGGGTAGCTCCTCTGGACAAAATACACGCCGGTCGGATTACTTCTATCTTCAACCACACCATGTGTATTGACTCCCTCGGACCGGAGTGAAGAGAGGATCACTTTTCCGAATTCGTCTGCTCCAACGGCTGTAAGAAACGAACACTCTACACCCATTCGCTGCATCTGTATTATTGTATTTGCTTCGGAACCTGCCACATGTCTCTCAAAAAGGGTCTGAAACCTGAGAGCACCCTTTTCAGTCGGGTTCATTTGAACCATTATCTCTCCAAGTCCGAGAGCTCTCTTCACATCTTCACCTCCTAGAGCGCATTCATTTCTTTCAGAGCGTTTTCGATCTTCTGATAAACTGAATCCGACACAAGAGCATAAGGGTGCCTGGGATATCCGGAATCAATACCTCTCATTTTCAACATTGCATGAATCGCAGGAATGCTCTGAGCATAGTGTTGAATATCTCTAAGTTTATTCACTCTCAGCTGAAGCTCGAGTGCCTTCTCATAATCACCTTCAATGCTTTTGTCAAATAGTTCGACTACCGGTTCAGGAAGAGCGTTCGCCAGTCCGCAGATAGCAGCATCTGCACCAAGCGGTATCGAGGGCATGATGAAGGCTTCTGTGCCGCTTATATAACAGAAGTTGTCCATGTTCATGTTGAACTTTACTCCGTAGAAATAGAGAAGGTCAAACGTGCTATCCTTTATTCCGTAAAGGCCTACGTCTTTCAGTTTCTTTAGAGTCTCGATATCTATCGTTACTCCGGTTGTTTTCGGATTGTTGTATATGAATACGGGAAGAGCCGTTGTCTCTACGAGTTTCTTGAAGAATCTAACTATATCGGCCTGAGAGTACGGGAAATAGAAGGGTACCACCGTTGCAACGGCCTTGGCGCCAACGTGTTCGGCATGTTTAGCAAGTTCGAAGATATCATCCGGATTGCTTGAGCCAATGTGAGCGATTACCGGTACTCGGTCTGCTGCCCCCTTGATTGCAAGTTCAGTTACCTTCTTACGTTCATCCACAGTCATGAGCGGCCCACCACCGTAAGTACCACAAACAAAGAGACCGTGAACCTTTTTGGAAAGGAAATCTATGAGATTCAGATACCGTTTCTCATCAATTTTTCCCTCTGAATCAAATGTTGTCAGTACTGGTGGAATAATGCCTTTAAAAGCTCCCATGTTGCACCTCCGAGTTTAGAATTTTAGATATGATAATGATCTTCTAGATAACGAAAGAGTATCGAGTGATTCCTCGCCCTCTCTTACAGCGAGACAAGCAAAGAGGGAGTCGACAACTACCATTTGAACACATCTGGAAACGATTGCGTCAGTGCGCAAATTCATTTCTTCAGGGACGGCAGCTATGATGCAGAGATCTGCGATCTTTGCCAGGGTCGCATCGGCAAATCCTGTAAGCGCGATGATTTTCACCGTATTCTTCACTTTTTGAAGAGGTAAAACCACGTCTTTGCTCTCCCCCGACTGAGAGATTGCAAAGACACAATCATCCTTCCCCAGTTTTGAAAGTGTAACGGCATTCGTATGTGAATCGGGACAATAAATAGCATCTTTTCCGAGAAGATTCAGCTTGAAAGACAAATTATTAGCAATAGAGCCGGAAACACCATATCCAATACATATTATTCTTCTGCTATTCTCAATCAAGTCTACTGCTTCGGTTATTGCTCTACCGATTGGCCCCTCTGAGTTCTTTTTCAAAGCCATAATGCATCCGTTGAAAATCTTTCCGACAACATCTGATGGCGTGTCATCTATCGAAATATCCTCATAAGGATGATAAAAAGCCGATCCGGCGATTTCAGATGCTAAAGTGACCTTGAATTCATGAAAGCTTTCATATCCTAGCTGTCTGTAAAACCTTACAACCGTTGATTCACTCCCCACTTTCGATCTATTCATAAGCTGAGTTATTGAAAGATTAACGGTTTCGGAGGGGTTCTGAAGAATCGCATCAGCAATTCTCTTCATCGTTGGTGTGAAGTCGGCGCTTTCTCTAGCTATTCTGTCGAGAAGAGTTCCCAAATAAACCACCCTCATAGAAAAAATTTCTACTATAATCTAACATGATTTGCCTTTCTAATCAAATCAATAAATTAGTGTTGAGAGACAATAGGAAACAGTGATAAAGTATTATGATCGAATAACGAGATGAATCTAGACATTTCACGAGGAGAATGATAGAAAAAAATTTTTTTATCGACTGAAGAGATTCATATTGCCTTTTACTGGAGGTTCAGATCTGCCGTGCTATCATTTAGATGATTATGAATTGCAACTGTTGACAATTTCAAAAAGTCACACTTAGGAGTCTTCTAAGATTTCGATTATCAGTTTTGAAGTAGGAGGAGGATTCGGATGTCCAGAGTAGTTACCTTCGGAGAAATTATGATGCGTCTTGCCGCTCCTTTGGGAGAGAGATTTGAGCAGACCAAGAATTTCGAAGTGGTTTACGGGGGAGCGGAAGCCAATGTAGCTGTTGCGATTGCGAAGTACGGCGGAAAAAGCAGATTCGTGTCCAAAGTATCGGCCGACCAATTTGGAGAAGCGGCTATAGGAAACATAGCGGTTCACGGCGTGGATACCAGTTATGTCATGAAAGATACCGGCAGGTTAGGCAAGTACTTCTACGAGTATGGTTATTCTCAAAGACCGTCAAAGGTTATTTACGACCGAGACAACTCGGTCTTTGCTAATTCTAAGCCCGGGGATTTCGACTGGGAGGAGATTTTCTCAGATGCTACCTGGTTTCACTTCACGGGTATCACTCCTGCACTAAGCGATGGGTTGATTGAAGCATGCGAAATGGCCCTGATAGAGGCCAAGAAGAGAGGAATGACGGTTTCGTGCGATCTCAATTACAGGTCGAGACTGTGGAGCAAAGAAAAGGCGAGAAAGATTATGACCTCTCTTATGAAGAACACGGATGTCCTCTTCGCAAACGAGGAAGATAGCGAATCTGTTTTTGGAATAGAGGCTGAGGGAACCAGTGTAAGTGATGGCAGGTTAAGTGTCGAGGGATACAAAGATGTGGCAACAAAGCTTAGGGATACCTTTGATCTAGAGGTTGTTGCTATTTCCCTAAGGGAAAGCATAAATGCCAACTTCAACAGGTGGTCGGCATCGGTGCTCGCTGGCGGGGAATTCATGGTCTCGGCGAAA encodes:
- a CDS encoding tripartite tricarboxylate transporter substrate binding protein; its protein translation is MKKFLVFLVIALMASSVLFGVDYPRKPVSVVCPWGAGGGTDRVARYVADELSKALGQPFTVVNRTGGGGAVGHSAGVYAAPDGYTITLVTLEIANMHWLGLTTITYEDFDYIAQFNEDAAGVIVA
- a CDS encoding sugar kinase, with the translated sequence MKPEVLSFGEPLAAFYSKDRRSLSKAGEFDMTWGGDTSNVALGISKLGHTSGYITKVGDDAFGEGFLDLWKSNGVDTTNVIIDSDRLTGMYFASFIGEKHEFIYRRKDAAASTYSVDDARDVDFEGVRILHLSGVSQAISRQCLEASLVLMKRARENGAVISFDLNYRGKLWSSELAKSVYLSVISRYADIVSLNDEEQEVLGIKGDPEDAANYLLELGPKVVALRCGVKGAVIATRKKSVKGKAKKVEVADTVGAGDTFTASLLCCYLEDRNEEDSLQFALSAAALTCTKTGSTEGQPSKKQVLDFIGGNPVTQ
- a CDS encoding sugar kinase, which codes for MKRALGLGEIMVQMNPTEKGALRFQTLFERHVAGSEANTIIQMQRMGVECSFLTAVGADEFGKVILSSLRSEGVNTHGVVEDRSNPTGVYFVQRSYPVPDKTMVFYYRKDSAAAHFGPENLKDEYFVDLDLFLVSGITPALSDSCNQAALKSIELAKKSGAQIAFDTNIRINLLKTKENAIRILEPFVRKADILFTGAGDMAMLFGNDSEVAKEKIIEMAESAHIIVFKKGADGVEALVSGKRYSMPSYKVPVIDELGAGDACDGAFLASYLQGKSIEDSLRYANVAGAITVSLKGDIEPLPDWQAIETFLNVHGAGEKRLLR
- a CDS encoding dihydrodipicolinate synthase family protein is translated as MGAFKGIIPPVLTTFDSEGKIDEKRYLNLIDFLSKKVHGLFVCGTYGGGPLMTVDERKKVTELAIKGAADRVPVIAHIGSSNPDDIFELAKHAEHVGAKAVATVVPFYFPYSQADIVRFFKKLVETTALPVFIYNNPKTTGVTIDIETLKKLKDVGLYGIKDSTFDLLYFYGVKFNMNMDNFCYISGTEAFIMPSIPLGADAAICGLANALPEPVVELFDKSIEGDYEKALELQLRVNKLRDIQHYAQSIPAIHAMLKMRGIDSGYPRHPYALVSDSVYQKIENALKEMNAL
- a CDS encoding MurR/RpiR family transcriptional regulator — translated: MRVVYLGTLLDRIARESADFTPTMKRIADAILQNPSETVNLSITQLMNRSKVGSESTVVRFYRQLGYESFHEFKVTLASEIAGSAFYHPYEDISIDDTPSDVVGKIFNGCIMALKKNSEGPIGRAITEAVDLIENSRRIICIGYGVSGSIANNLSFKLNLLGKDAIYCPDSHTNAVTLSKLGKDDCVFAISQSGESKDVVLPLQKVKNTVKIIALTGFADATLAKIADLCIIAAVPEEMNLRTDAIVSRCVQMVVVDSLFACLAVREGEESLDTLSLSRRSLSYLKF
- a CDS encoding sugar kinase; protein product: MSRVVTFGEIMMRLAAPLGERFEQTKNFEVVYGGAEANVAVAIAKYGGKSRFVSKVSADQFGEAAIGNIAVHGVDTSYVMKDTGRLGKYFYEYGYSQRPSKVIYDRDNSVFANSKPGDFDWEEIFSDATWFHFTGITPALSDGLIEACEMALIEAKKRGMTVSCDLNYRSRLWSKEKARKIMTSLMKNTDVLFANEEDSESVFGIEAEGTSVSDGRLSVEGYKDVATKLRDTFDLEVVAISLRESINANFNRWSASVLAGGEFMVSAKYDINIIDRVGGGDAFAAGLIFGLDNSWEPEKSLEFGVAASCLKHTIKGDFNVVSRDEIEKLLSGNASGRVVR